The genomic interval TTGCTTTTCCAAACCCAAATGCAGGGGCATTTGGAACTGTTCACAGACTACAAGGGGAAAGAAGCTTAAACCATCACTATGCTGTATTTAGGGTCTTGGTTCCTGAAGAAGCCCTTAGTAGGGATGAAGCTGCGGCTGCTTAGGTCAACTGATAGTGACCTACTGTCAACAAACTGGATGAGCTCTTAATATGTTGAGCATATTCTTGAGAAAATTCACTATACTTGTATCTCAGTtcactcctttttttttttttacttttctgTGACTCATTGAACAGCGAAACACATAGTTTCCCAAATTTGGTTTTTGTTATCTTGAACTGATTTGGATTATTATGGATGTGAGGTCTGAGTGTATCACATTATAAAAATTCATTATTATAACGAGTCCGTTTTGACCGTATGCATGAACTAACCAAGACATGGGGTACATCTATCTCTGCTATTTAGAAAAAGGTTTAAAAGGATCATTGATGGTGATTCTCAGCAGAACAGAACGTGATATGAGAAATGAATAATTGAATATGATAACTCTTTCTGAGCCCCAAAATTCAACATTCGATCGGGTGAAAATTGTACGATTCTTTGAAGTTGTATGAGATGATCCTAAATACAGCATAGTGATGGTTTAAGCTTCTTTTCTCAATTTCGATAAATTCTGAAATTGTATGAGATGATCCGAGGTTACTCGAAACATGACATTCCCATTAGCCTCCATTTGAAGTTAAGTTCCATAGCGTATTATCACTTAAAACTTTCCTATTCTTCTGGTTATATCCCAGCTTCAAGTTCCACATGGACATGATGTGGAGGCAGATTCTTAATTCAGCTTCGGAAAGTCTAGTGTTAGTAGACCAGCTAAACAAAGTTAATAACAACATTCAAGTAGACAAATAAAGTGTCCAACCTAGCAGATGAGAGGTACTATATAAGAATGAGTTATGGAAGGTGCAGTGAGTTTGCAGGTATGGTTGTGATTTGTGAAAGGGATGAAGTGAGCGAATGCCAAGGTGAAAAAGAATAGCGATGTAAGATGAGGTACAAGGAGGGCAAGGTGGAGATTTAGGAAGTGTGAACACCACCAACCCACATTCCTTCATTCTGATCAATGATGCCAATATCTTCATTTCCTAATATTTAGAGCAAACTCCGGTAACAGAACATAAAGATGAATGTACTGTAGACatttaaatttcatgtttccAAACAGACCAATATAGCACCCTTGCCAACCTCTGATACAATTACGTATGCTGActaaatttctttttctaatccGAACAAAAACATAATAAGATTGAATTTGTCGCCTTACAACAATACTCCAGCAAGATGGTTACATGCATTACACAAAACTAAAATGACATAACATGACCAAATTCCAAAAAATACACTATACTATGCGATTGCAATTAGGTCTGGAACTCTCAACTCAGAAGAGAAGTTCATAAAATTTCATAAACTTGAATATACATAGGCAAATAAACTATAAAACTGTACAACAAATTCCTAGACAATGCGTATTTTATCACATACCTCCAAATAGGGTGTAAAAATATCATTATGAAAAGATGGTGCTTCCTCATATTTCTGCTCCTATCGACTCCCACACACACTCCCCTACTCTCTTACAAGAATTTGAAGTCATGATTGCGCCAGTTCAGAAACTGATAGATCTCAGAAGCTCATTTAAATGACAGGATAATTAACGGATGCACTCAATGCCACGACAAATCAATAACCAAATCACAAACAGTACCACGCAAACAGCCGCATCTATAGCAAGGACAATTCGCACTTGGCGGCACCACTTCTTTCGAATGCCGTGAGAGCCTGATCTACTCCTCATTAAGCCCGAATCCTTTTGTAAGGCAATTGAAGAACCTGCTCCACTGAGGTTATTAGAATCCaaagttgatgaatctagATTGATTCCTCTATCAACAGATATCCTATGTTCTTCCATCTCAATGTCTCTCATCGCAATAGTGTGATCTTTggccttcttcttctcttgctTGTTAGACTTCCCAAGTAGAGGGGCCTTTGTAGAACTGGCAACTTCAATTTTTCCGTTCACAGTACCTGGTGATGGAGAAAGACCGGCATGAAGTGATGGGTGAGGTTCAGCAGTCCAATTACTACCACCCTGAGAAACGTTTTCTAAGGAGGTTATCAGCCGATGGATAATCGGAACTAACTGTTCTTCAATGCCAATAGAGTTCATACTCAACAAACTTCCCCTTGAACCTTTCCTAGCTATCTTCTTGAACTCATCTCTCAAGTGCTCTAGAAACTGAAGAATCCCTGGTGTACCAAGACTCTCATCAACaatgatcaaataaacatatCCATCTTCAATCAGAAACCCGTAAGTCCTCTTACCGGAGGTCTCAATATACCATTTATGGAAAGGAGGAGCCTTCTCCAAGCACAATGCAGCCAAATTCTCAATTTCATGATCTCCACTGCTATATGCATAGAGGATCCGATTACCCTTGGATACACAGCAGTAATAGACAGTAGTTGGAATCGAACCCATCATTGTATTTATGAACTCTAATCCTCAAAACTAGTCCGTAACCAGTTCTACATGTGTGATCCAAATGCAgatgaagaatataaattgGCAAAAGAAGAATCCAACAAAATCCTCAACCAAACAAGCCAGTAGCAAGTAGAAGTTCAAACAAGAGTTGCACTATAAGATAAAGAGCTTTCCAAGAAGTAGCATAGAGAATTGTTGAGCTAACTATTCAAAGCCGGGAATGAACTCCACCATGCCTCTTTGACGAGATCCTACCTTACAAAACAGAACAAGATAAAAACACGATTAGTGCAAGCACGCCTTTGAAGAAGTCAAGATAAATCcttgaaagaaattgaagggCAACAGGAAAGTTGATCCCCAGAATTGCCACTTACGGCGTCGCAACCCAAAGCATAAGGATTGATCTTAGAGCAAAAGTACAAAGATCCAATATTGATGGTCAACCACAAGTATTGGTATCGGGAAGAACTCGATTCACGAAAATGCTTATCAATCAAATTCTCAGAGCAACCGAAACCAAACACAAGAGAAgacaagagaagagaagagaagagaatttacctgaagaagaagaaatgcgATGAAATGAAAGGAAAGGAAAGGAAGCAGTCAAGGTTGAAAGCTGGGACACGAGAAGCCGGCGTATTATTAGACCATCATTTTTCATTTGTACTCGATACTTTTCTATTCCAGTTGACATTTTCActtctccttctttctttcttttttccagTAACAAAAAAATCTAGATAGAAGGGAAAAATTTGATCTTTCATCACTCAAGTCAAGGTCAACACAAGCAGTTTCTGCATCTTTGGAAGTTTGGAGTCATCAAATTAGACTTGCCACTCCTACTAGAGCAGTGATTCTTTTTTGTGTTACATAAAAATCTTCTTCACCGGCTACTTATGACCTCAAATAGGACAATCGCCATTGTTAACCACAATTCGTACTCTTAACATGCAACTTCCATTTCCACTTGGTAGACATTTTTGTATTTCCATAGCACAAGCACATAAGTTCAATTACAGTACAACAGTCTTTATCAAGATACACATCTGACATGAAATAAAGATGTCTGCCCAAATATAACTAACAATCTCTGCTGACTAATTTAACTACCATCAAATCCCTTATGCCCATTCAAGGACCTGCTCTTCTTAACTTTTGCTGATATACACATAATACATCTGGTGTCGTGGTAGCCTGCGTGGTTTCTTATTACTTCTAAGCCGATACAACAGCTGCTGCCTTTCCCATCTACATGAGCCGCTAACATTACAGATCAATCAGCTTAACAAACTCTGCAGATTGCTGAGTAACAATCTAAGATTGCTCTTAGACCATACAAAGAAACTGAAGACATCCAAAGGTCGCTAGTATTATTTTATATTAGTACAGAAACTTGACCAATTGCCTGCTCTTAGCGATTCCTTTTTATGAGCAACTACTTGATCTCCTTGGATGCTCATGTAAAAAGAAGCATGCAACATTGTGGTAATGATTCACTTGCTGGATCATGCCTTCAGTAAGAGAAGTCAACCAGAAAATTTGTCAATATATGGCATGTTCTAAAGCCTGTATACTAATTGCTACATCACAGAGATGCTAATATGAGGAAGATGGTGTGCCTCGATTTTATTGACCTGTCAGGCTGTTGAAGAGACAACCACAGGGATATCAGTAGTTGAAAGTTTATCAAATGTGATGCAAACTGACAACACTACAGCTGTATTTTATgttcctttcttttcttttttctttttcacaaaTGAAAAGAGTTCCCAGTAGACATTAGTTTATTCATACCCACAAGAAATGgttaaataatttatgattGGAGATATGCAAGACTGATATCAGAAATAGTACCAGAGAGTACAAATGATATATATTACCGAAACATTTTCACAAAGTCACCAACGAGGTTCAGTATGAGAATTTAAGTTGACAAAAGCACTATATAAGAAAAGGCACATTAATGCACAGATATAGTGATATCCAGTACGTGATAGTCAACTTACCAGTATGCTCAGGCTCTTCATTTTCAATTCTGGCATCCCTTAATTCTCTTATGTGATCTGCACATTGACAATCTCTAGCATCCTCTTCAGAACAGTTCTGGACAGTTCTTGGTTCCCCATTCCTTAACCCAGAAAACTGTGAGGATTCTGTTTCTTCACAAGCTTGAGGTGTCGGTGCAAGAGATGGTACATCATTCTCTGCAACAGAAGACGCATGACTCAATTCTAGTGTTACATCAGGTGATCCATTTTGAGATTTATGACAGGAAAGGAGGGATAAGCGGCAGAGTGGACAGGTGGTGTGCATGGATAGCCAACTATCAATGCAATCAATGTGAAATGTGTGGCCACAGGCTGGTATTTGTTGAAGCCTATCATCTGCTTGATAGTCCCCCAGGCATACCGCACATCTGAGAAGAATGTTTTATTAGAAACAGCAACTCTATTTCACCTAAAAAACAAGAGCTACTGGTTCGACCATTTACATTGTGTGGTAACTATGCTTGTACGTCTTCtttcataaataaatatgGAGTGTcacaatgtttgttttagaTGATATTACTTTTCCATAAATTCTTCACTcaatgtgttttgacatacaTCAACAATGTTTTTTCTCCAAAAAGTTTGCACTGAAAGGGTCAAAGGGATGTCATCTGCCCTTAACTAGAGACAAAAGATTGTGAAGATGGAAGACAAAGAACAAGAAACAGCTTGATTCAACTCTGTCTAAGTGTTTCTGGGGGAGGATTCCACATTACTAACTACCAGAAACACAATTTGAATGTTTCATAAACAGTTTCTTTCACAGAGTAAGTCATAGGCAAAAGGATGACTTTGAGAAATCCGATCTACCTAgttcataaaaataaataaaaatagaagCCAAGCCCGAACAGATTAGTTAACCAACCTCTGGTCTACTTCTACAATATGAGATCCTATTAATCATTGAATGTTCATCAGTAAACTGTCAGCCAACCCTTGCTTTTCTAAGATCCTCCTAAGCCTTAAAGTTAAGTCTTTTACTATGATAATTCCTTCAATAATTACATCAAAATAGAATATATTGCAGCATGAATCATTACATCTAAGAAGTCCTAAATAAAAAATGCATGTCCGCTACCAATTTCAATTCCAGATTGAACCCAagtagtttcttttgtaaatgGCCAACAAATTCAACAGCTGATAGTACTTGAGaagtaaaaaagaaagaaagaaaagcccACTCACTGTGTATCTCTGACAAAGAAGCTTTCGTTGTATACAACAATGGGCAGCATCTCCCTGTGCTCTTTTTTCAAGCCCGATTCAACCTGCCGGAATTGCAAATTACACACAAAATGCACAAGTCTAAACAAACAAGACTTACACAACGGTCAGAAAGGGGGCTTACTGTGGCAATGTCGACATTCGTGTCACTAATTTGTGGAGCCGATCTCATTCGAATAGAGGACCAGTTGACACGTCGGGGGCGAAGATAGAACAAGTAGAAGACAAAGATGAGGATGAAAGTGAAGAAGATTGGCACACAGAAGACGAAGAATTGGTAGAGCTTGAATTGGCCAGAACTCCCAGAAGCAGAAGGCTTGTCGTTTGACTTGCTGGGGTCAGGAGTGTCTATGCAACATCTGGGATAGACGTGATTGTAAGACATAATAGCCACAAATTACAATGAACCTGAAAATCGCAATGGAATGGAGGAGAGGGAACACAAGATGCGAACAGATGAAGCCAGCAACAGCTAGATTCAGAACATGTGCGCTTTGTCTTgttttaaaaaagaagaaaaaaagaaaaagaaagaaatgagaGAGAAGCTGGCTGAAGCTGAGAGCAAATGGAGATGGCTAGCAGGTGAAGACAAGAGTGGAGTGAGGAGAAGCCCCATGGGATAATTCGTGGGATCATTCAGTAGATACAGATACTGGAAGGCCTCAGCAACACGTGGTCTCACCGTAACACTAGGCTTCGTGCTCCCTCTACAAGATGATTACACTATTCCCTCTacaatttttctgtttttattttctaaatgATGAGACGTCAAACCAAAAATGCGATCGTCACTCTGTCGGACTACAATATAAAATGGAAAATTACTTAATAACACGAGACTAAATTTATAGTAGCAGAAAACTCACtttcaatatttttatataaattaagaCATCAGTTCAATTCTAACAACAGAAAAGTACTTCCGAGCTCATCTTGCAAATGACAAAAACTACattgttttaattaattacGCATCTGCCACTGTTATATATTTATGCTCCATCCCCAAATCAAAACCTAAATTCTAGATTTCACATTTACTCTCGTCATGGTAGCATATCGCCCCTCGCATCTTCTTCACAGATCGCTCGTCATCTTCTTCGCATCTTCAAATCACATTTCTTCAAAATCGTAGCAGTAGATCGTTATTTAGGTCGTGAAGTCT from Argentina anserina chromosome 2, drPotAnse1.1, whole genome shotgun sequence carries:
- the LOC126782971 gene encoding phytolongin Phyl1.1-like; this translates as MMGSIPTTVYYCCVSKGNRILYAYSSGDHEIENLAALCLEKAPPFHKWYIETSGKRTYGFLIEDGYVYLIIVDESLGTPGILQFLEHLRDEFKKIARKGSRGSLLSMNSIGIEEQLVPIIHRLITSLENVSQGGSNWTAEPHPSLHAGLSPSPGTVNGKIEVASSTKAPLLGKSNKQEKKKAKDHTIAMRDIEMEEHRISVDRGINLDSSTLDSNNLSGAGSSIALQKDSGLMRSRSGSHGIRKKWCRQVRIVLAIDAAVCVVLFVIWLLICRGIECIR
- the LOC126783397 gene encoding RING-H2 finger protein ATL7-like isoform X1, which translates into the protein MSYNHVYPRCCIDTPDPSKSNDKPSASGSSGQFKLYQFFVFCVPIFFTFILIFVFYLFYLRPRRVNWSSIRMRSAPQISDTNVDIATVESGLKKEHREMLPIVVYNESFFVRDTQCAVCLGDYQADDRLQQIPACGHTFHIDCIDSWLSMHTTCPLCRLSLLSCHKSQNGSPDVTLELSHASSVAENDVPSLAPTPQACEETESSQFSGLRNGEPRTVQNCSEEDARDCQCADHIRELRDARIENEEPEHTGMIQQVNHYHNVACFFLHEHPRRSSSCS
- the LOC126783397 gene encoding RING-H2 finger protein ATL7-like isoform X2; translation: MSYNHVYPRCCIDTPDPSKSNDKPSASGSSGQFKLYQFFVFCVPIFFTFILIFVFYLFYLRPRRVNWSSIRMRSAPQISDTNVDIATVESGLKKEHREMLPIVVYNESFFVRDTQCAVCLGDYQADDRLQQIPACGHTFHIDCIDSWLSMHTTCPLCRLSLLSCHKSQNGSPDVTLELSHASSVAENDVPSLAPTPQACEETESSQFSGLRNGEPRTVQNCSEEDARDCQCADHIRELRDARIENEEPEHTA